The Pseudomonas sp. MPC6 nucleotide sequence CATTCTAATCCCGGTGGCCTGCTTTGTCTTGGCAAGGCTGAAGGTAAGATAGGCAATCGCCGGGACGTTTTGCCGCAGCAGCGGTCAAGATGCTTCAGGAAAGTATCCATAAAGCAGGAGTCATTCGATGGCCCGTATTAGTGTTGAGCGTGCCCACGGCCTGGGCAAGGAAGCGGCCCGCGAGAAGGCCGACAAGTTGGCGCAGAAGCTGTCCGAGCAATATGGCCTGGTACCGCAATGGTCCGGCGATACGCTGAACCTCAAGCGTTCGGGTGTGAAAGGCGAGGTGCATGTCAGCGAAGACTCGATCCGCGTCGATGTGGAGTTGGGCCTGATGATGTCGGCCATGAGCGGCATGATCAAATCGGAAATCGAGAAGGCGCTCGATAAAGCCCTGGCCTGATCCGCGACCTTCTATGAAATGCGATCAGTGTGGGCGCGGGCTTGCTCGCGAATGCGGTGTGTCATTCAGCACTGATGTCGACTGATTTACCGCATTCGTCGGAACGCCGCCCGGAGCAAGCCCGCTCCCACAGTTGGTTGCGGTGTGCTCGAAGTTTTATGTCAGTTGTTAGGGTGCCGTTTCTAATTATTCTCACTACTTTGTGCCTGAGCCCGACGCTTTCGCGGGCAGTTCCTCAAACCTTCTGCGCGTGAGGTGCACCATGGCCAAAGTTATTTTGAAGAAAAAAATCGACGCTTCGACAACGGCTCTGAGCGACGTCAAAACCTATGCTCGCAAAATCTGGCTGGCAGGCCTGGGGGCTTACGCCAGGGTCGGCCAAGAGGGTAGCGAGTACTTTCAAGAGCTGATCGTGGCCGGTCAAGCTGTTGAAAAGAAAGGCAAAGAAGCCGTTGCCGAGAAGCTCGAAGCGGCTAATGCCGAGATTGACGAAGCCAAGACTGAAGTCAGCTCTTTCAAAGGCAAGGTCGAAGTTCAACTCGACAAGGTCGAGAAGGCTTTTGACTCGCGTGTCGCAAGTACCTTGAATCGTATCGGCATTCCGTCTAAACATGACGTGGAGACACTCTCTGCCAAGCTCGATGAGCTGACGGCATTGCTCGAACGCGTCGCGCATAAATCTTAAGGAGAACGGGATGGCTGGTAAAAAGAACACCGATAAAGAAGGCAGCTCGTGGATCGGGAAAGTCGAAGACTACTCCCGCAAAATCTGGCTGGCTGGTTTGGGCGTGTACTCGAAGATCGACACTGACGGCAGCAAGCTCTTCGATGCATTGGTTAAAGATGGCGAGAAAGCCGAGAAGCTCACCAAGAGCGCTGTCGATAAGAAAGTCGATGCCGCCAAGGATTCCGCTTCGTCGGCCAAGTCGCGTATCAGCGGCGTGAAAGATCGTGCAATGGGCAAGTGGGATGAGCTGGAAGGGGCTTTCGACAAGCGCCTGAACAGCGCCATTTCGCGCCTGGGTGTACCAAGCCGCAATGAGGTCAAGGCACTGCACAGCAAGGTCGATACCCTGACCAAGCAAATCGAAAAACTCACCGGTGCCAAGGTTGCGCCTGTTGCGGCCAAAACCGCAGCAGCGAAACCGGCTGCCAAGCCGCTGGCCAAGGCTGCCGCTAAACCAGCCGCCAAGACCGCCGCCGCCAAACCTGCAGCAGCCAAGCCAGCGGCCAAACCGGTCGCTGCCAAAGCGGCGGCTAAACCGGCAGCCAAGCCTGCGGCGAAAACCGCAGCAGCCAAACCGGCCACCAAGGCAGCAGCAAAACCTGCCGCCGCGAAGAAGCCGGCCGTGAAAAAACCGGCAGCGCCGAAAGCTGCTGCACCAAAACCAGCAGTGGCTGCCGCCACCCCGGCAACCCCGGTCAGCACATCGAACTCCGCTGCTGCACCGACCCCTGCTGCAACCCCGACTGCCGCGCCGGCTCCATCGACGCCAACCAGTCAGTCCTGATTTTTCCGGGACTCAAGAGAACGCCCGGCCTGCAAAGGTCGGGCGTTTTTGTTTGTGATCCACTGTAGGAGCTGGCTTGCCAGCGAAGACGTCGTCACAGCCAACAATAATGCTGAATGACACACCCCTTTCTCCGTAGGAGCCGGCTTGCTGGCGAAGGGATCGCTGGATTTTGCGGTGATTTTTCGATCGCCTTCGCTGGCAAGCCAGCTCCTGCAGGGGGGTTATTCGTGTTCTTCGAGATATTGAAGTGCCATTTGCTCGGTCGCCACCTTGATCGGTGGCAACAGATGCGGCGCCACCAGCATCATGATCTGATACACCACCAGCCTCACCTCACCCTCGCGATCAAGAATCCGTTGGTAATCCAGCGAGAACAACAGTGTCATGGTGATCTGCTCCACCAACTGGCCCAGCGCCTGGGTGTCGCTGACCAACTGCCCCTGAGCCTTCAACTGCGCCAGCAATGAAGCCAGCGTGCGCTTGAGCGCGTTGAGCAGGTTGCGGATGCCCTTGGCCAGCTTCGGCAGGCGTCCGGCCAGGTTCGACAGGTCCTGGAACAGAAACCGGTAGTGCGCCAGGCGCTCGACGATCAGGTGCAGGAACAGCCAGTAATCTTCGGGGGCCAACTCGACATCGGCCGGCGGATCGAGCAGTGGTGCAAGTTCAGCCTGGAAGCGCTCGAACAAGCCGAGTATCAGCGGTTCCTTGCCGTGGAAGTGGTAGTAAAGATTACCCGGGCTAATCCCCATTTCATTGGCAACTTCCATGGTGGAGACGTTCGGTTCGCCCTTCTGATTGAACAACTGCAGGGCACATTCGAGGATCCGGTCGCGGGTTTTCATCCAGTCTTCTTATTGATCGAGTCATGCCACAGCCAACGCCTGTCCCTGTAGGAGCGAGCTTGCTCGCGAAAAACGAGGGGAACACGCGGTTGACCAGGCAGCACGCGTTATCGTTAACGTCAATCGCGAGCAAGCTCGCTCCTACAGGATTGAAGGCTGGCTGCAGCGTTTTAAGGTTCAGCGCACGCGCACGTAAGTGCCGGGCGCTGCCTCCATCGGTGGATAATTCTGGTTGCCCAGCGTCATCCGGGTTTCTTTCAGTGCGCCTGAACGCTCCTGAATCCAGCCCAGCCATTGAGTCCACCAGCTGCCGTCGACTTGCTTGGCATCGTAATACCAGGCCCGTGGGTCGCCGCTCAGCTTCGTGCTTTCGACGAAATTGGCTTTCGGGTTGGAGGGCGGATTGAGAATGCTCTGCACATGCCCGCTGTTGGAGAGTACGAAGCGCCGCTCTCCACCCAGTAGCAGGGTGGAGCGGTACACCGCGTCCCAGGGGGTGATGTGGTCATTGATACCGGCCACACTGAAGCTGTCGACCGTGACTTTCTGCAAGTCGATCGGCGTACCGCACACTTCAAGGCCGCCCGGATGACTCAGCGGATTGTGCTTGAAGAAGTCCAGCAGGTCGCCATGGAGGGCCGCTGGCAGGCGCGTGCTGTCGTTGTTCCAGTAGAGAATGTCGAACGGCGGCGGTTCCTTGCCCAACAGGTAGTTGTTGACGAAGTAACTCCAGATCAAATCGTTGGGGCGCATCCAGGCAAAGACCTTGGCCATGTCTCGACCGTCCAGCACGCCTTTCTGATAGGACCGGCGCTTGGCTGCCTCAAGGGTTTGCTCATCGGCGAACAGGGTCGCGGGCGTGTCCATCTGACTGTCGAGCAGGCTCACCAGGTACGTCGCGCTGGATACCCTGCGCAGTTGTCGCTTGGCTTGCAAATGCCCTTGCAGGGCGGCGATGGTCAGGCCGCCGGCGCAGGCGCCCATCAGGTTGACCTCGCGGGCGCCGGTGATCGCCCGGCAAACGTTCATCGCTTCTTCCACGGCTTCAACGTAGGTCGACAGCCCCCATTCGCGATGGCGCACATCAGGATTGCGCCAACTGATCATGAAGGTTTGCAGGCCGTTTTTCAGGGCAAACTGGACGAAGCTGTTGTGGGGGCTCAGGTCGAAAATGTAGTACTTGTTGATCTGCGGCGGCACCACCAGCAAGGGTTTGGAATACTGTTTTTCGCTCATTGGCTTGTACTGGATCAGCTCCAGCAGCTCATTGCGAAACACCACGGAGCCGGTGGTGGTGGCGACCGTTTTGCCCACTTCGAAAGCTTGTTTGGTGACCTGCCTGGGCAGGCCGTCGTTGTGCAGCAGGTCGTCGACCAGGTGGCTGATGCCGCGCACCAGGCTATTGCCGCCGGAATTGAAGATCTCTTTGATCGCCAGCGGATTGAGCAAGGTATTGGACGGGGCCAGGGCATCGTTGAGCAACGCGAACGCGAAGTGGGCACGGGCGCGATCGTCCGGGCTCATTTTGCTGTCGTCGATCCAGTGTTTGACTTGCTTTTGCCAGCTCAGATAAGCCTGCAGGCTGCGACGATAAAAAGGGTTGAGGCTCCATGCGGGATCGGCAAAGCGATTGTCCTGCGGATTGGTCGGGTGCAGGGTTTCACCCAGCAGCACTCGACCCAACTGGCCGCCCAGTTTCAAGGCGTGTCGGGCGGTGTGCACCGGGTTGCGCAAACCATGGGCGGCAACGCTGCGCAGGGTTGAAAACAGATCCCGACCCCGCAGGCCGGTAATCGCACTCTGTGCATTGATGAACGCGGCGGGAGTCGGTAAAAATTCCCTCGCTGGTTTATCGCGCATGACTCAACACTCCTTGGTCTTCAGGCCTAAAACAAATACGTCGAACCAGAACACCATAGTCGCTGTTACGGGTTGTTGCGCGCAGCGGCGTCCTGCCGACCGACAATGGGCCAGTTAACCGCCCAATGGCGCCGGATGCGGATGCATGACCGCGCGCTGCCTTTCTTCCTCAAGGAATTTCATGATGATCGGTGCCACTGCTTCGGCCCGGGTAATCAGGAACAGATGCCCGTCATCGATGATGTGCAACTGAGCGTTGGGAATCCGCCACGCCAGCACACGCATGTTGATCAGCGGGATCAGCGGATCGTCGTCGCCGGCCAGCACCAGGGTTGGCTGATGGATCTTGTGCAGCCAGTGAATGCTGGTCCAGCCGACGCCCGCGAACAACTGCCAGTAGTAACCGAGCTTGCCCGCGGAGCGCACCTTGGCGGCGTGGCTGGCGGCGAGGGTTGGATCGCGCCGGAACGCACCGCCGTAAATCATCGGCGCAATGCGGATGACATGAGACGGCTGGATATAGCGCCGTGGGCTGGCCATCAGCCATAGCACTTTGGGCTTGCCCGGCACCATCACCGCGCCAGCCGCCGTGGCCGCCAGAACGAGTTTCTTGCACCGCTCGGGGTAGTCGAAGGCGAACTGCTGGGCGAGGGCGCCACCCCAGGACACGCCGATCACGTTGACTTTTCCATAGTCGAGATAGTCGAGCATCCGCGCCGTGAGTTTCGCCAGGCCCGGAAAACGATACGGTCGGTTTGGCGTCGACGAGCCGCCGACACCGGGTACATCGAAGGCGATGACTTCCAGGTCCGGGTCCAGCGCTGCGATGAACGGAAACACCAGCTCCAGGTTGGCGCCAATGCCGTTGAAAATCAGCAAGGGCGTCAAGTGAGGCTTGCCGGGGCGTACCGCCGTGCGGAGGGTCTGGCCATCCAGGTCGACGGTACGAAATATGAACTGTTGCGGCATGCTTCAAACCCTGTGGGTGAATTCGTACTCGATCCCCTGTAGGAGCGAGCTTGCTCGCGAAAAACGAGAGGACAACGCGTGATCCAGGGAGTACGCGTTCTCGTTGACGTCCATCGCGAGCAAGCTCGCTCCTACAGGTAGAGCGAGGTGCGTCGATTACCGCTCGTGTACGTAAGTGCCCGGTGCCGCCTCGCCTGGCGGATACGCCTTGTTGCCCAGTTTCGCCGGAGCCTTTTTCAGCTCGCCCGAACGCTCGGCCTGCCAGGCCTGCCAATGCAGCCACCAGGAGTCAGTGTGCTTGGTGGAGTTTTCCTGCCAGTCCTCGGCCTTGACCGGCATTTCGCTGCTGGTCATGTAGCGCGATTTCGGATTGCCCGGCGGGTTCAGAATGCTCTGGATATGCCCGCTGCTGGACAGCACGAACTCGACCTTGCCGCCGAACAGTTGCGCCGATTTGTAGCAGGACTTCCACGGCGTGATGTGGTCGTTGGTCCCGGCCAGGGAAAAGATGTCGACAGTGACCTGCTTCAGGTCGATCGGCGTACCGCACACTTCCAGTGCGTCGGGGCGAATCAGCGGGTTGTTCTTGAACAGTTCGATCAGGTCGCCGTGGAATGCCGCAGGCAACCGCGTGGTGTCGTTGTTCCAGAACAGGATGTCGAACACCGGCGGCTCGTTGCCCAGCAGGTAGTTGTTGACCCAGTAGTTCCAGATCAGATCGTTGGGGCGCATCCAGGCGAAGACTTTCGCCATGTCGCGGCCTTCCAGTACACCGGCCTGATATGAGTGGCGCTTGGCGGATTCGAGGGTTTGTTCATTGACGAATAGCGCCACGTCGCTGTCCAGCGTGGTATCGAGCACGCTGACCAGCAAGGTGAGCGCATTGACCTTGGTCTCGCCAAGCGCCGCATAGTGACCCAGCAGCGCGGTGCAGGTGATGCCGCCGGAGCAGGCGCCGAGCATGTTCACGTCTTTGCTGCCAGTGATCGCGGTGACCACGTCGACCGCTTCCTTGAGCGCCTCGATGTAGGTCGACAGCCCCCACTCGCGCTGCTCCTTGGTCGGGTTGCGCCAGCTGACGATGAAGGTCTGCACGTTATTGCGCAGGCAGAACCGCGCCAGGCTCTTGTCCGGGCTCAGGTCGAACACATAGAACTTGTTGATCTGCGGCGGCACCACCAGCAAGGGCCGCTCGTGCACCTGCTCGGTGGTCGGCCGGTACTGGATCAGCTCCAGCACGTCGTTGCGGAAGACGACTGCGCCTTCGGTCACGCCCAGGCTTTTGCCGACTTCAAATGCGCCCATGTTGACCTGGCTCGGCATGCCGCCGTTGTGCACCAGATCCTTGGCCAGATGCGAGAGGCCGTCGAGCAGGCTTTTGCCGCCGGTTTCGAAGAAGCGTTTGACCGCTGCCGGGTTGGCCGCGCTGTTGGTCGGCGCCATGGCTTCGGTCATGAGATTGATCACGAAATGCCCGCGACTGGCATCATTGGGCGACAGATTGCTCTCGTCGATCCAGTCGTGGAGCTCCTTGCGCCACGCCAGATAAGTTTGCAGATAACGTTTGTAGAGCGGGTTCTGGCTCCAGGCCGGATCCGCGAAGCGACGGTCATCGCTTGCCGGTTGCAGCCCGGACTTGCCGAGCAGCACGTGCGTGAGTTCACGACCGAAATGGGCGACATGTTTGGCACTGTGAATGGGTTGTTTGATGGCTTGCCTGAGCACCATCCGAGCAGACGCCAGCAGATCCTTGCCACGCAATCCAACGACAGGATTCAGTCCCAAGGTGTTTTCCGAGGCCTGATACTTCAAGTCATCGTTATTCTTGTTACTCATCTACGACGCTCCATTGTCCCGAGACGAGTACCCGGGCCGGCTGCGCAGTCTCACAGCCAATGCCAGGTACTACTGCTCGGGTGACCGTTAATTCTGCATCGCTGCTTTTCAGTACAGCGAGCACTGCAGGGACCTTGCCAGTTCCATTGGTTACCCGAGTTTAATTTTTTTCGCAAGCAGGCCAATCGTCGGCCTGTAAGCCGAGCATTCAAACAGATGAAATTAGAAAATGCCTTCTAAAGAACGAGAGGCCCGACCTAGAGCATCAGCTTGACGATGGACTCGCTTGGGTCACGGGTTTTTCCGGCCGCCTTGAGCTCGGCAAGATAATCGTTCCAGAGATCCTCTTGGCGCATGCCCAACTGGTACAGATATTCCCAGGTGAACAGGCCGCTGTCGTGGCCGTCGTCGAAGGTCAGTTTCAGTGCGTACTGGCCGGCCGGTTCGACCTTGGACAGGCCTACGCCGATCTTGCCAAATTGCAGGATGGGTTTGCCGTGGCCCTGGACCTCGGCGGAGGGAGAGTGCACCCGAAGGAATTCGGCGGGCAGGTGAAATTCCTCGCCGGTCGCGTATTTCAGCGACAGGGTTTTCGAGGCTTTGTGCAGTTTGATGTCGGTGGGGAGTTGGGTCATGGCCTGAGTTCCGTTATGGGTGGAACCCTGCAGGAGCGAGCTTGCTCGCGATGGACGTTAACGATAACGCGTACTTACTGAATACACGCGTCGCCCTCAGGTTCATCGCGAGCAAGCTCGCTCCTACAAGTGTGGCTTACAGGATATAACGGGACAGGTCTTCGTTCTGCGCCAATTCGCCCAGGTGGTTGTTGACGTAGTCGGCGTCGATCAGGATCGCCTTCTCCTCGTGGGCGCTGGCCAGATCGCCGGCGCTGAACGACACCTCTTCAAGCAGGCGCTCGAGCAGGGTGTGCAGGCGGCGGGCACCGATGTTCTCGGTCTTCTCGTTGACCTGCCAGGCGATCTCGGCGATTCGCTTGATGCCGTCCGGCTGGAATTCGATGACCAGGCCTTCGGTTTTCAGCAAAGCGCAATACTGCTCGGTGAGCGAGGCGTGCGGCTCGCTGAGAATGCGTTCGAAGTCTTCAGGCGTCAGCGCCTTCAGCTCGACGCGAATCGGCAGGCGACCTTGCAGCTCGGGCACCAGGTCGCTCGGCTTGCTCAAGTGGAACGCACCGGAGGCGATGAACAGGATGTGGTCGGTCTTGACCATGCCCAGCTTGGTGTTGACGGTGCAGCCTTCGATCAGCGGCAGCAAATCGCGCTGCACGCCTTCACGGGACACGTCGACGCCACCGGAGTTGCCGCGCTTGGCGACCTTGTCGATTTCGTCGATGAACACGATGCCGTGCTGCTCGACCGCTTCCAGGGCCTTGGCCTTCAACTCTTCTTCGTTGACCAGGCGACCGGCTTCTTCGTCACGCACCAGTTTCAGTGCTTCCTTGACCTTGATCTTGCGGCTTTTCTTTTTGCCCTTGCCCATGTTGGCGAACAGGCTCTGCAACTGGTTGGTCATTTCTTCCATGCCCGGCGGCGCGGAGATATCGACGCCGACCACTTCGGCAACTTCGATTTCGATCTCCTTGTCGTCCAGCTGACCTTCGCGCAGGCGCTTGCGGAACAGCTGGCGGGTGTTGGAATCGGCCGACGGCGCGGCGTCTTCGTTGAAACCCATGCGTGCCGGTGGCAACAGGGCGTCAAGGATGCGTTCTTCGGCGGCGTCTTCGGCGCGATGGCGAACCTTGGTGATTTCCTGTTCGCGCAGCAGTTTGATGGCCGCGTCAGCCAGGTCGCGAATGATCGATTCTACGTCGCGACCGACATAACCGACTTCGGTGAACTTGGTCGCTTCGACTTTGATGAACGGTGCGTTGGCCAGTTTGGCCAGGCGCCGGGCGATCTCGGTTTTACCGACGCCGGTCGGGCCGATCATCAGGATGTTCTTGGGGGTCACTTCAACGCGCAGCTCTTCAGGCAGCTGCATCC carries:
- a CDS encoding polyhydroxyalkanoic acid system family protein — protein: MARISVERAHGLGKEAAREKADKLAQKLSEQYGLVPQWSGDTLNLKRSGVKGEVHVSEDSIRVDVELGLMMSAMSGMIKSEIEKALDKALA
- a CDS encoding phasin family protein → MAKVILKKKIDASTTALSDVKTYARKIWLAGLGAYARVGQEGSEYFQELIVAGQAVEKKGKEAVAEKLEAANAEIDEAKTEVSSFKGKVEVQLDKVEKAFDSRVASTLNRIGIPSKHDVETLSAKLDELTALLERVAHKS
- a CDS encoding phasin family protein, translated to MAGKKNTDKEGSSWIGKVEDYSRKIWLAGLGVYSKIDTDGSKLFDALVKDGEKAEKLTKSAVDKKVDAAKDSASSAKSRISGVKDRAMGKWDELEGAFDKRLNSAISRLGVPSRNEVKALHSKVDTLTKQIEKLTGAKVAPVAAKTAAAKPAAKPLAKAAAKPAAKTAAAKPAAAKPAAKPVAAKAAAKPAAKPAAKTAAAKPATKAAAKPAAAKKPAVKKPAAPKAAAPKPAVAAATPATPVSTSNSAAAPTPAATPTAAPAPSTPTSQS
- a CDS encoding TetR/AcrR family transcriptional regulator, producing MKTRDRILECALQLFNQKGEPNVSTMEVANEMGISPGNLYYHFHGKEPLILGLFERFQAELAPLLDPPADVELAPEDYWLFLHLIVERLAHYRFLFQDLSNLAGRLPKLAKGIRNLLNALKRTLASLLAQLKAQGQLVSDTQALGQLVEQITMTLLFSLDYQRILDREGEVRLVVYQIMMLVAPHLLPPIKVATEQMALQYLEEHE
- the phaC gene encoding class II poly(R)-hydroxyalkanoic acid synthase, giving the protein MRDKPAREFLPTPAAFINAQSAITGLRGRDLFSTLRSVAAHGLRNPVHTARHALKLGGQLGRVLLGETLHPTNPQDNRFADPAWSLNPFYRRSLQAYLSWQKQVKHWIDDSKMSPDDRARAHFAFALLNDALAPSNTLLNPLAIKEIFNSGGNSLVRGISHLVDDLLHNDGLPRQVTKQAFEVGKTVATTTGSVVFRNELLELIQYKPMSEKQYSKPLLVVPPQINKYYIFDLSPHNSFVQFALKNGLQTFMISWRNPDVRHREWGLSTYVEAVEEAMNVCRAITGAREVNLMGACAGGLTIAALQGHLQAKRQLRRVSSATYLVSLLDSQMDTPATLFADEQTLEAAKRRSYQKGVLDGRDMAKVFAWMRPNDLIWSYFVNNYLLGKEPPPFDILYWNNDSTRLPAALHGDLLDFFKHNPLSHPGGLEVCGTPIDLQKVTVDSFSVAGINDHITPWDAVYRSTLLLGGERRFVLSNSGHVQSILNPPSNPKANFVESTKLSGDPRAWYYDAKQVDGSWWTQWLGWIQERSGALKETRMTLGNQNYPPMEAAPGTYVRVR
- the phaZ gene encoding poly(3-hydroxyalkanoate) depolymerase, with translation MPQQFIFRTVDLDGQTLRTAVRPGKPHLTPLLIFNGIGANLELVFPFIAALDPDLEVIAFDVPGVGGSSTPNRPYRFPGLAKLTARMLDYLDYGKVNVIGVSWGGALAQQFAFDYPERCKKLVLAATAAGAVMVPGKPKVLWLMASPRRYIQPSHVIRIAPMIYGGAFRRDPTLAASHAAKVRSAGKLGYYWQLFAGVGWTSIHWLHKIHQPTLVLAGDDDPLIPLINMRVLAWRIPNAQLHIIDDGHLFLITRAEAVAPIIMKFLEEERQRAVMHPHPAPLGG
- the phaC gene encoding class II poly(R)-hydroxyalkanoic acid synthase, whose translation is MSNKNNDDLKYQASENTLGLNPVVGLRGKDLLASARMVLRQAIKQPIHSAKHVAHFGRELTHVLLGKSGLQPASDDRRFADPAWSQNPLYKRYLQTYLAWRKELHDWIDESNLSPNDASRGHFVINLMTEAMAPTNSAANPAAVKRFFETGGKSLLDGLSHLAKDLVHNGGMPSQVNMGAFEVGKSLGVTEGAVVFRNDVLELIQYRPTTEQVHERPLLVVPPQINKFYVFDLSPDKSLARFCLRNNVQTFIVSWRNPTKEQREWGLSTYIEALKEAVDVVTAITGSKDVNMLGACSGGITCTALLGHYAALGETKVNALTLLVSVLDTTLDSDVALFVNEQTLESAKRHSYQAGVLEGRDMAKVFAWMRPNDLIWNYWVNNYLLGNEPPVFDILFWNNDTTRLPAAFHGDLIELFKNNPLIRPDALEVCGTPIDLKQVTVDIFSLAGTNDHITPWKSCYKSAQLFGGKVEFVLSSSGHIQSILNPPGNPKSRYMTSSEMPVKAEDWQENSTKHTDSWWLHWQAWQAERSGELKKAPAKLGNKAYPPGEAAPGTYVHER
- a CDS encoding DUF971 domain-containing protein, with protein sequence MTQLPTDIKLHKASKTLSLKYATGEEFHLPAEFLRVHSPSAEVQGHGKPILQFGKIGVGLSKVEPAGQYALKLTFDDGHDSGLFTWEYLYQLGMRQEDLWNDYLAELKAAGKTRDPSESIVKLML
- the hslU gene encoding ATP-dependent protease ATPase subunit HslU, with the protein product MSMTPREIVHELNRHIIGQDDAKRAVAIALRNRWRRMQLPEELRVEVTPKNILMIGPTGVGKTEIARRLAKLANAPFIKVEATKFTEVGYVGRDVESIIRDLADAAIKLLREQEITKVRHRAEDAAEERILDALLPPARMGFNEDAAPSADSNTRQLFRKRLREGQLDDKEIEIEVAEVVGVDISAPPGMEEMTNQLQSLFANMGKGKKKSRKIKVKEALKLVRDEEAGRLVNEEELKAKALEAVEQHGIVFIDEIDKVAKRGNSGGVDVSREGVQRDLLPLIEGCTVNTKLGMVKTDHILFIASGAFHLSKPSDLVPELQGRLPIRVELKALTPEDFERILSEPHASLTEQYCALLKTEGLVIEFQPDGIKRIAEIAWQVNEKTENIGARRLHTLLERLLEEVSFSAGDLASAHEEKAILIDADYVNNHLGELAQNEDLSRYIL